From the genome of Vicia villosa cultivar HV-30 ecotype Madison, WI linkage group LG2, Vvil1.0, whole genome shotgun sequence, one region includes:
- the LOC131652465 gene encoding uncharacterized protein LOC131652465: MFRSAKWKTEKNRIKAVFKLQFNATKVLQSGVDALVLSIIPGDIGRPTKRLEKATVRDGNCRWENPVYETVKYFQDPKTGKIADKIYRFLLSTGLSKASAIGEVSMNFADYVDATKPSSVSLPIKIPHCDAVLHVSVQRMQENSDQREKDECDDNAKQKFDDRSLRNQLNNGDTDESTKSYFSEDVSAKAIIDRTSSGSDITLSTSSDDSSGVDTPCDNGVRQTNINTTTNQFAPVTHRAAESPSRAVNTSTTTHDLQQRSQWGWSSSSELGLSMGDSTNGSHNVLSKERSQDASHSEIERLKAELAALARHVDVSDMELQTLRKQIVKESKRGQDLSKEIIILKDERDALKTECDNIRSFHKRMDDAKVRNRSQLESGDAHAFVEEIRQELNYEKDTNANLRLQLKKMQESNAELVLAVQDLEEMLEQKNMDMSNHSNKHESRKNSQDFGMKLLKCETDDDEDQKALDELVKENSDAKETHLLEKKIIDLYGEIEMYRRDKEELEMQIEQIALDYEILKQENHGIATKLEQSQLQEQLNMQCDCSSPPAAMKDIENHIENLEKELKEQSEDFSNSLATIKVLETHIRRLEEEMEKQAQGFEADIEAVAREKVEQEQRAIQAEETLRKTRLKNANTAERLQDEFQRLSLQMTTTFDENEKATMRALTEASELRLQKNLVEGMLLKVQEELESIKADYEVKLADLSNQMDTTTVQIQQMLVEIEDKSKQLENQKKLGEQVNRDFSDEFEMLKSENGKLKVEIMQMLVEIEDKSKQLESQKKLGEQVNRDFSEEFEMLKAENENLTAEISRLNEQVEGKEILRTDLELMKKSIEEYETLLHQGTVERNELVSTVALLKKEAEHSLNELSTIRNLKDEKEEEARLLKSELEAIKAQCSDLKQSLFEEEAEKEKLRKQISQLKNEIKKKSDALTSFEKRFRDGNGRNQHSDGTKTNPINKRTASSPQNSKEMASLREKIKMLEGLIKSKETALETSTLSSLKKETELHSRIAELENNLEELNRNVTLHEETSITNSNEISDELRNRLEDADNNLSNVLNELSSLKERNKLMENELKDMQERYSEMSLKFAEVEGERQILVMTVRNLKSFHKG; encoded by the exons ATGTTTCGTTCTGCAAAATGGAAGACTGAGAAAAACAGAATTAAAgctgttttcaaacttcaattcaatgCCACTAAG GTGTTACAATCTGGAGTAGATGCATTGGTGTTGTCAATAATTCCTGGTGACATTGGAAGACCAACTAAGAGATTAGAGAAAGCTACGGTTCGAGATGGAAATTGTCGATGGGAGAATCCTGTCTACGAAACTGTCAAGTATTTTCAGGATCCTAAAACCGGGAAAATCGCCGATAAAATATATCGTTTTTTGCTATCAACG GGGTTATCAAAAGCTAGTGCGATCGGGGAGGTTTCGATGAACTTTGCTGATTATGTAGATGCCACGAAGCCCTCTTCGGTCTCTCTTCCCATCAAGATTCCTCATTGTGATGCTGTTTTGCAT GTATCTGTCCAACGGATGCAAGAAAACAGTGATCAAAG AGAGAAAGATGAATGTGATGATAATGCAAAACAAAAATTCGATGATAGGAGCTTAAGGAACCAGTTAAACAACGGCGATACAGATGAAAGTACTAAGAGTTATTTTTCTGAA GATGTTTCTGCCAAAGCAATCATCGATAGGACGTCTAGTGGATCCGACATTACATTGTCGACAAGTTCTGATGACAGCTCTGGAGTTGATACTCCCTGTGATAATGGAGTGAGACAAACAAACATCAACACCACCACAAATCAGTTTGCTCCAGTTACGCACCGTGCCGCAGAATCTCCAAGCCGTGCTGTCAATACCTCGACAACAACGCATGATTTACAACAGAGATCACAATGGGGTTGGTCCTCTAGCTCAGAGCTCGGGTTAAGTATGGGCGATTCAACAAATGGTTCTCATAATGTCCTTTCAAAGGAAAGGTCGCAAGATGCGTCTCATTCGGAGATTGAGAGACTCAAGGCTGAACTTGCTGCTTTGGCGAGGCATGTGGATGTATCGGACATGGAACTACAGACTCTTAGGAAGCAAATTGTAAAGGAAAGCAAACGAGGGCAGGATCTCTCGAAGGAAATCATTATCTTGAAAGATGAAAGGGATGCTCTCAAGACGGAATGTGATAATATCAGGTCTTTCCATAAACGCATGGATGACGCCAAAGTGAGAAACAGGTCACAGTTGGAAAGTGGAGATGCTCATGCTTTCGTCGAGGAAATTAGACAAGAATTGAATTATGAGAAAGACACGAATGCAAATCTCCGATTACAGTTAAAAAAGATGCAAGAATCGAATGCTGAGTTGGTTCTTGCGGTGCAGGATCTTGAAGAAATGTTGGAGCAGAAAAATATGGATATGAGTAATCACTCCAATAAACACGAGTCGCGTAAAAATTCCCAAGATTTTGGGATGAAACTCTTAAAATGTGAAAcagatgatgatgaagatcagAAAGCATTGGATGAGCTTGTCAAGGAGAACAGTGATGCTAAGGAGACGCACTTGCTCGAGAAAAAAATTATAGACTTGTACGGTGAAATCGAAATGTATAGAAGAGACAAAGAGGAGTTAGAGATGCAGATAGAGCAGATTGCACTAGACTATGAGATATTAAAACAGGAAAACCACGGCATTGCGACTAAGCTAGAGCAAAGCCAACTGCAAGAACAGTTAAACATGCAATGTGATTGTTCGTCTCCTCCTGCTGCTATGAAAGACATTGAAAATCACATTGAGAATCTTGAAAAAGAACTCAAGGAACAGTCGGAAGATTTCTCTAATTCTCTAGCTACCATTAAGGTACTAGAAACCCATATCAGAAGATTGGAGGAGGAAATGGAGAAACAAGCACAGGGATTTGAGGCTGATATTGAAGCGGTGGCTCGTGAAAAAGTTGAGCAAGAGCAAAGAGCCATCCAAGCTGAGGAAACTTTGCGAAAGACCAGACTAAAAAATGCTAATACTGCTGAGAGGCTTCAAGACGAATTCCAGAGGCTCTCATTGCAAATGACTACTACCTTTGATGAAAACGAGAAGGCTACCATGAGAGCACTGACAGAAGCAAGTGAGCTGCGTCTACAGAAAAATCTAGTGGAAGGAATGCTTCTTAAAGTCCAGGAAGAGCTTGAGTCAATTAAAGCCGATTACGAGGTGAAACTGGCCGATCTTTCAAACCAAATGGATACGACGACAGTTCAGATACAgcagatgttggtggaaattgaAGACAAGTCTAAGCAGCTAGAAAATCAGAAGAAGCTTGGGGAACAAGTTAATAGGGATTTCTCTGACGAGTTCGAGATGCTAAAATCTGAGAATGGAAAACTTAAAGTGGAAATAATgcagatgttggtggaaattgaAGACAAGTCCAAGCAGCTTGAAAGTCAAAAGAAGCTTGGGGAACAAGTTAATAGGGATTTCTCTGAGGAGTTCGAGATGCTTAAAGCCGAAAATGAAAATCTTACAGCGGAGATTTCACGCTTAAATGAACAAGTAGAAGGAAAAGAAATCTTAAGAACTGACTTGGAACTTATGAAGAAATCTATCGAGGAATATGAAACACTGTTACATCAAGGAACTGTGGAAAGAAACGAACTTGTGAGCACAGTTGCATTATtgaagaaggaagcggaacattCACTTAATGAGCTAAGTACGATCAGAAATCTCAAggatgaaaaagaagaagaggcTAGACTCTTGAAGTCAgagttggaagctattaaagctCAATGCAGTGATTTGAAACAATCACTTTTTGAGGAAGAGGCTGAGAAAGAAAAACTAAGAAAGCAAATTTCTCAGCTAAAGAACGAAATAAAGAAGAAGAGTGATGCATTAACAAGTTTTGAGAAGAGGTTCCGGGATGGTAACGGCCGCAACCAACATTCTGATGGAACTAAAACCAATCCAATCAACAAAAGAACTGCTTCCAGTCCTCAGAATTCGAAAGAAATGGCAAGTCTCAGGGAGAAAATAAAAATGCTTGAG GGACTAATAAAATCAAAGGAAACTGCCCTGGAAACTTCTACACTTTCGTCTTTGAAGAAGGAAACGGAACTCCATAGTAGAATCGCTGAGCTTGAGAACAACCTGGAGGAATTAAATCGGAATGTTACTTTACATGAG GAAACAAGTATTACAAATTCAAATGAGATATCGGACGAGTTAAGAAATAGATTGGAAGATGCAGACAACAATCTTAGTAACGTGTTGAACGAATTGTCGTCATTGAAGGAAAGAAACAAATTAATGGAAAATGAACTCAAAGATATGCAAGAGAGATACTCAGAAATGAGTCTCAAATTTGCTGAGGTAGAAGGTGAAAGACAGATTCTTGTTATGACTGTAAGAAACCTCAAGAGTTTCCACAAAGGCTGA